In the genome of Nonlabens sp. MB-3u-79, one region contains:
- a CDS encoding cysteine desulfurase family protein: MKHVYLDSAATTQMRPEVITRMTEVMSEVHGNPSSTHKFGRSAKSLVETARKNIAAQLNVTAAEIIFTSGGTEADNLAIHSCVRDLGVERIITTSIEHHAVIYIVDYCAEKYGTEVAHVKLKECGTPNYIDLEHLLSSSDKKTLVSLMHINNEIGNKLDIDRVGTLCKKYNALFHSDCVQSVGHYEMDLAKLPVDFTAVSAHKFHGPKGVGFAFIRKGTGLKPIILGGSQERGIRAGTESVHNIVGMDLAMKMAYDNLEEDRAYVLDLKNYFKNQLEAHVPGVKFNGNCSDHENSTYTLLNVCLPCPADKAAMLLFTMDLKGIACSKGSACQSGSQKGSHVLTSVLSEEDLNKPSLRFSFSIYNTKEELDYVVGVLKEYLQAMVV, translated from the coding sequence ATGAAACATGTTTATCTAGATAGCGCAGCGACCACACAAATGAGGCCAGAAGTCATCACGAGAATGACTGAAGTAATGAGTGAAGTGCATGGGAACCCCAGCTCCACACACAAGTTTGGGCGCAGTGCAAAGTCGCTTGTAGAAACTGCCCGTAAAAATATTGCTGCTCAACTCAACGTCACCGCAGCTGAAATTATTTTCACCTCTGGTGGTACAGAGGCAGATAACCTAGCTATTCATAGTTGTGTACGCGACCTAGGCGTAGAACGTATTATTACTACTTCTATAGAACATCATGCCGTCATTTACATTGTAGATTACTGTGCAGAAAAATACGGAACTGAAGTCGCTCACGTGAAATTAAAAGAGTGCGGTACGCCCAATTATATAGATTTGGAACACTTACTTTCTTCTAGCGATAAGAAAACACTTGTTTCTTTGATGCACATCAATAACGAGATCGGTAATAAGTTAGACATCGATCGAGTAGGGACGTTGTGCAAAAAATACAATGCTCTGTTTCATAGCGATTGTGTACAATCGGTTGGGCATTATGAAATGGATTTGGCTAAGTTGCCAGTAGATTTTACTGCGGTATCTGCTCATAAATTCCATGGACCTAAAGGAGTAGGCTTTGCTTTTATAAGAAAAGGAACCGGTCTGAAACCTATTATTTTAGGTGGATCTCAAGAACGAGGTATTAGAGCGGGGACTGAAAGTGTCCACAATATTGTAGGTATGGATCTGGCTATGAAAATGGCTTATGATAACTTGGAAGAAGATCGCGCTTATGTTCTAGATCTTAAAAACTATTTCAAGAACCAACTAGAAGCTCATGTACCAGGAGTCAAATTTAATGGGAATTGCAGCGATCATGAAAATAGCACCTATACGCTATTGAACGTGTGTTTACCATGTCCAGCAGATAAAGCGGCGATGCTTTTATTTACTATGGATTTAAAAGGTATTGCCTGTTCTAAGGGAAGTGCATGCCAGAGTGGTTCTCAAAAAGGTTCTCATGTATTGACCAGTGTACTTTCAGAAGAAGATTTGAACAAGCCTAGTTTGCGTTTTAGCTTTTCAATTTACAATACAAAAGAAGAGCTGGATTATGTAGTAGGGGTGTTGAAGGAGTATTTGCAAGCAATGGTGGTCTAA
- a CDS encoding Smr/MutS family protein, which yields MSGFNVGERVLVLDDEFGGVVAFAKAEQITILTDEGIEITYHQSELILDRSFKVTNVVRKEEPAPKKSKTRFVSRKKAAFIPAVEVDLHIHQLVKSERGMDAYDKLNLQIDTARHKIEWAIQSRIPKLVFIHGVGQGVLKEELNYLFQRYGQIKFYDADYQKYGRGATEIYIHQNP from the coding sequence ATGTCTGGATTTAATGTAGGTGAACGGGTGTTGGTTTTGGATGATGAATTTGGTGGAGTGGTCGCTTTCGCGAAAGCGGAACAAATAACCATTTTAACAGATGAAGGCATTGAAATAACTTACCACCAAAGCGAGTTGATTTTAGACAGGTCTTTCAAAGTGACTAATGTCGTGCGCAAGGAAGAACCAGCGCCTAAAAAATCAAAAACAAGATTTGTTTCTAGAAAAAAAGCTGCTTTTATTCCAGCAGTAGAAGTTGATTTACATATTCACCAACTCGTAAAGTCAGAACGTGGAATGGACGCTTATGATAAACTCAATCTTCAAATTGATACGGCAAGGCATAAAATAGAATGGGCCATACAAAGCCGTATTCCAAAACTAGTATTTATTCATGGAGTAGGTCAAGGCGTGCTCAAAGAAGAGTTGAATTACCTCTTCCAGCGCTACGGACAAATTAAGTTTTATGATGCCGATTACCAGAAGTACGGTCGCGGTGCTACTGAAATATACATCCACCAGAACCCGTAA
- a CDS encoding T9SS type A sorting domain-containing protein, giving the protein MKKILCLFLVVFAIQMATAQLWVVGDNFVYSKGTDIFVKDKINLDSDSKIYLREEAQLIQDNDVENEGDGIISVFQEGTSNAFTYNYWSAPVGKTLTTSGNEGFLNSQIKYPTVDTSTITSTDLTTTAGISTILPYGSSNGVTDDGNIGGTPLRIAGRWLWTYDSGGNPLTGYAGWTIFNGNQTTRTGYGFTMKGVQGMGTSPNNGTFNGATGQRYDFRGRPNNGTILVGVGNDNGTLAGNPYPSALDMKKFIKENATDTGLNSVKMDPWVEFWESQVETSHSLTSYLGGYSRYVPMGFDPGVLSGFATEGVYLEAIFRRTDNNGNIMTSTATSSSGSGPPPPIGFGIDGKRRFAPVGQGFFISRTNSEMVLTPSSFAQDETPNITNGVALPSGIIGEEIEFNNTMRVFEKENGTNSIFKSAPGNASSNPQDALIARQIPKMILNVVPNGLYARPLTFAFHDSTSQAYDFAWEGPISGRINTDAYIKIGASGEYALSSQAFDEDMTLPIGVQVASSFTAPIDVEFELAFMINFDPTNVYLHDIQTGVYHDIKSGNKTLLIAPGHYTNRFEITFKNTSGTLSNNSLEATNFDVFQNNRNKELTVLNPALEEIANISLYDLAGRQIFSSQPSSNEASYSFDTATLSSAIYIARVTTTNNKETAVKVSVSN; this is encoded by the coding sequence ATGAAGAAAATATTATGTTTATTTTTAGTCGTGTTCGCTATTCAAATGGCAACAGCTCAGCTTTGGGTAGTCGGAGATAATTTTGTTTATTCAAAAGGTACAGATATCTTCGTGAAAGATAAGATTAACCTGGATAGCGATTCCAAAATATATTTAAGAGAGGAAGCTCAATTAATACAAGATAATGATGTAGAAAATGAAGGAGATGGTATTATTTCTGTATTCCAAGAAGGAACCTCTAATGCATTTACTTACAATTACTGGTCTGCACCAGTAGGAAAAACATTAACAACATCTGGTAATGAAGGTTTTTTAAATTCCCAAATCAAATATCCTACTGTAGATACTTCAACCATTACCTCTACTGATTTAACAACCACCGCAGGAATTTCTACAATACTTCCCTACGGCTCAAGCAACGGTGTTACTGATGATGGTAATATAGGTGGTACTCCACTGCGCATTGCTGGAAGATGGTTATGGACATATGATAGTGGTGGCAACCCTCTTACTGGTTATGCAGGATGGACTATTTTTAATGGTAATCAGACTACTCGTACTGGTTATGGTTTTACTATGAAAGGTGTTCAAGGTATGGGGACGTCCCCTAACAATGGCACTTTTAATGGAGCAACTGGTCAACGATATGATTTTAGAGGTCGTCCTAACAATGGTACGATTCTAGTAGGCGTTGGTAATGATAACGGTACTCTTGCTGGTAACCCGTATCCAAGCGCTTTGGATATGAAAAAGTTTATTAAAGAGAATGCTACAGACACAGGACTTAACTCCGTAAAAATGGATCCATGGGTAGAGTTTTGGGAATCACAAGTAGAGACCTCTCACTCCTTAACAAGTTATTTAGGTGGATATTCCAGATACGTACCTATGGGGTTTGATCCTGGAGTATTGAGTGGTTTTGCTACTGAAGGAGTTTATTTAGAAGCTATTTTTAGAAGAACAGATAACAATGGTAACATCATGACCAGCACAGCAACTTCGAGTAGTGGATCTGGACCTCCTCCCCCAATAGGATTTGGAATTGACGGTAAAAGAAGGTTTGCTCCTGTAGGTCAAGGGTTTTTTATATCTAGAACCAACTCTGAAATGGTTTTAACACCGTCCTCTTTTGCACAAGACGAAACACCAAACATTACTAATGGTGTGGCCTTACCAAGTGGTATCATAGGAGAAGAAATTGAGTTTAATAATACTATGCGTGTATTTGAAAAAGAGAATGGGACTAATTCTATTTTCAAATCTGCTCCTGGAAACGCTAGCTCTAATCCGCAGGATGCTTTAATTGCACGTCAAATACCTAAGATGATTTTAAACGTTGTCCCTAACGGGTTATACGCAAGACCACTTACTTTTGCTTTTCACGATAGTACTTCACAAGCATATGATTTTGCTTGGGAAGGACCTATTTCTGGAAGAATAAATACAGATGCTTATATCAAAATAGGTGCTTCTGGTGAGTATGCTCTTTCTTCACAAGCATTTGATGAAGATATGACTTTACCTATAGGAGTTCAGGTAGCTAGCAGCTTTACCGCTCCGATTGATGTGGAATTTGAACTTGCTTTTATGATCAATTTTGATCCTACCAATGTCTATTTACACGATATTCAAACTGGCGTATATCACGACATCAAATCTGGAAACAAAACTTTACTCATTGCACCAGGCCACTACACCAACCGTTTTGAAATAACATTTAAAAACACTTCTGGCACGTTAAGCAATAACAGTCTTGAAGCTACTAACTTTGATGTTTTCCAAAACAATAGAAATAAAGAATTGACTGTTTTAAATCCAGCCTTAGAAGAGATAGCAAATATTTCTTTATACGATCTTGCTGGAAGACAAATATTCTCTAGCCAGCCGTCATCAAATGAGGCTAGTTACAGTTTTGATACTGCCACTTTATCAAGCGCTATTTACATTGCAAGAGTAACTACAACTAATAATAAAGAAACTGCTGTCAAAGTAAGCGTTTCTAACTAA
- a CDS encoding DUF2752 domain-containing protein, with protein MSKQLTGMDCPGCGIQRSISFLLQGHLSDSFLMYPGLFPGIFLFFFLIFDWFTDVKHGEQIKLWATIITIGTILTSFIVKMLIH; from the coding sequence ATGAGTAAACAATTAACGGGAATGGACTGTCCTGGATGTGGAATCCAGCGGTCCATTTCTTTTTTATTACAAGGACATCTATCAGACTCTTTTCTTATGTACCCTGGATTATTTCCTGGTATTTTTTTATTCTTTTTTCTTATATTTGATTGGTTTACAGATGTGAAACATGGTGAACAAATTAAACTCTGGGCCACCATCATCACCATAGGTACTATTCTAACGAGTTTTATAGTTAAAATGCTAATACATTAA
- a CDS encoding CCC motif membrane protein: MQKLNTTLVYILSVIGFLCCCVYGIGTISAIIALVVANKELAKYNANPDEYINGNAMKTARTVAIVSLFISFIGLAFVIWSLVNPCLFFDWYIGVFEGMEGMPAESMEQIYQAAEEAGCR, encoded by the coding sequence ATGCAAAAATTAAACACCACCTTAGTGTACATCTTATCTGTTATCGGATTCTTATGCTGTTGTGTCTACGGTATAGGAACTATTTCAGCTATTATAGCTCTTGTAGTAGCAAACAAAGAACTTGCTAAATACAATGCCAACCCAGATGAGTATATAAACGGTAACGCGATGAAAACAGCAAGGACTGTTGCTATTGTTTCCTTATTTATTTCATTCATTGGTCTTGCATTTGTGATATGGTCATTAGTTAATCCATGTCTGTTTTTTGATTGGTACATAGGTGTATTTGAAGGAATGGAAGGAATGCCAGCAGAATCTATGGAACAAATTTATCAAGCAGCTGAAGAAGCTGGATGTAGATAA
- a CDS encoding DUF2752 domain-containing protein — protein MIFTAAAFFLFKNYHPEESVFFPQCPSKYVMGYDCPGCGSQRAVHSLLNGELEKAFNYNPLLFFLLPFGILVGVFEWIPSLRGHSFRRVINNKYLVLSVFAVIIVFTILRNL, from the coding sequence GTGATTTTTACAGCTGCCGCATTTTTTTTGTTTAAAAATTACCACCCAGAAGAGTCGGTTTTTTTTCCACAATGTCCCAGTAAATACGTAATGGGTTATGACTGTCCAGGTTGTGGATCGCAGCGAGCGGTTCATTCTTTATTGAACGGAGAGTTGGAAAAAGCTTTTAATTATAATCCGCTGTTGTTTTTTTTACTGCCTTTTGGAATTTTGGTAGGTGTCTTTGAATGGATTCCTTCTTTGAGGGGTCATTCTTTTAGACGTGTAATTAATAATAAGTATCTGGTACTCTCTGTATTTGCAGTCATTATAGTTTTTACTATTTTGCGTAATCTATAA
- a CDS encoding CD225/dispanin family protein, whose product MEDQNQPQHSQQFNPGNNNGPAPKTWLAESIIVTILCCQIFGIIAIIYSSQVESKHRMGDIQGALDSSRKAKNWVIAAVATGVAVIAVFFFTGILAALANGSF is encoded by the coding sequence ATGGAAGATCAAAACCAACCTCAGCACTCGCAACAATTTAATCCAGGTAATAATAATGGTCCAGCACCTAAAACATGGTTGGCCGAATCTATTATAGTGACCATATTATGTTGCCAGATTTTTGGAATCATTGCTATTATTTACAGTTCGCAAGTAGAGAGCAAGCATAGAATGGGAGATATACAAGGTGCTTTAGATTCTAGTAGAAAAGCTAAAAACTGGGTGATTGCAGCTGTTGCGACAGGTGTTGCCGTTATTGCAGTCTTTTTCTTTACAGGAATCCTTGCTGCACTTGCTAATGGTTCGTTTTAA
- the rocD gene encoding ornithine--oxo-acid transaminase, with the protein MNKSTDMSEDTQSKAQHFIDLENQHGAHNYHPLPVVLERGEGVYVWDVDGKRYYDFLSAYSAVNQGHCHPAIVNAMNEQAQTLTLTSRAFHNDKLGLYEKYMTEYFHFDKVLPMNTGAEAVETAIKIARKWAYEKKGVEEHEAKIIVCENNFHGRTTTIISFSNDEGARKNFGPYTPGFIKIPYDDTEALEKALQEENVAGFLIEPIQGEAGVFTPHDDFMRSSRDLCKKYHALFIADEIQTGIARTGGLLAVCGDCNCEAHCERQEKTYARPDILILGKALSGGAYPVSAVLADNEVMNVIQPGQHGSTFGGNPVAAAVAMAALEVVKDEHLIQNARALGNYFRAEINKYIETTDTVILVRGKGLLNAIVINDTEDSKTAWNICLRLRDNGLLAKPTHGNIIRFAPPLVMTKDQLDECISIIIKTLKEFE; encoded by the coding sequence ATGAATAAAAGTACAGATATGAGTGAGGATACACAGAGCAAAGCACAACATTTTATAGATTTAGAAAATCAGCATGGAGCACACAATTACCATCCTTTACCAGTAGTACTGGAAAGAGGTGAGGGTGTTTATGTTTGGGATGTAGATGGAAAGCGATATTACGATTTCTTAAGTGCTTATAGTGCTGTCAACCAAGGTCATTGTCATCCGGCTATTGTAAATGCAATGAATGAACAAGCGCAAACTTTGACGCTTACTTCAAGAGCTTTTCATAATGATAAACTGGGACTCTACGAAAAGTACATGACAGAGTATTTTCACTTTGACAAGGTTTTACCAATGAATACTGGTGCCGAAGCTGTGGAAACGGCTATTAAAATTGCACGTAAATGGGCTTATGAGAAAAAAGGAGTAGAGGAGCATGAAGCAAAAATAATTGTATGTGAAAATAATTTTCACGGTCGTACAACGACTATTATTTCCTTCTCAAATGATGAAGGGGCTCGCAAAAACTTTGGTCCTTACACACCTGGATTTATTAAGATCCCTTACGATGATACAGAAGCTTTAGAAAAAGCACTTCAAGAAGAAAATGTAGCAGGGTTTTTAATTGAGCCTATACAAGGAGAAGCAGGAGTTTTTACACCGCATGATGATTTTATGAGATCTTCTCGTGATTTATGTAAAAAATACCATGCGTTATTCATTGCAGATGAGATCCAAACCGGTATCGCAAGAACTGGTGGTTTACTAGCGGTATGTGGAGATTGTAATTGTGAAGCACATTGTGAACGACAAGAAAAAACATACGCACGTCCTGATATCTTGATTTTAGGGAAAGCATTATCTGGTGGCGCTTATCCTGTAAGTGCTGTTTTAGCAGATAATGAAGTAATGAATGTGATCCAACCAGGACAACACGGCTCTACTTTTGGCGGTAATCCTGTTGCAGCTGCTGTAGCAATGGCGGCACTTGAAGTGGTGAAGGATGAACACTTGATTCAAAACGCTCGTGCTTTAGGAAACTATTTCAGAGCTGAAATTAATAAGTACATTGAAACAACTGATACGGTTATTTTGGTGAGAGGTAAAGGTTTGTTGAACGCTATTGTCATCAACGATACAGAAGATAGCAAGACGGCATGGAACATCTGTTTGAGATTAAGAGATAATGGATTGCTTGCTAAACCTACTCATGGAAATATTATTAGATTTGCACCACCACTCGTGATGACTAAAGATCAACTAGATGAGTGTATTTCAATAATTATTAAAACACTTAAAGAATTCGAATAA
- the rlmD gene encoding 23S rRNA (uracil(1939)-C(5))-methyltransferase RlmD — MSKRRKRAQKSFENVPVVDAGAKGKSVAKTEEGEVIFLTDAVPGDVVNIQTFKKKKSFYEGKVTKFIELSDRRAEPVCKHFNTCGGCKWQHMTYESQLYFKQKEVTENLKRIGHLELPEITPIAGSSEQYRYRNKMEFSFSANRWLTLEEIQSDVEIEDKKALGFHIPGMWDKILHLEECHLHPQIGEDIRLSVHAFAKAENIAYFNPREKSGTLRTLMLRMSSTGENMVVIQFFEDNEVQRLALLNHLKESFPQITSLQYIINEKANDTIYDQDVVCYHGRDHIYEEMEGLQFKINAKSFYQTNSKQAYELYKITRDFAGLTGKELVYDLYTGTGTIAQFVAKEAKHVVGIEAIPVAIEDAKTNAKHNGIENTTFFAGDMKEVFTQDFIDEHGQPDVIITDPPRDGMHKDVVAQLIKLSAARIVYVSCNSATQARDLALLDEKYTIAKVQPVDMFPQTHHVENVVLLELKK; from the coding sequence ATGTCAAAACGAAGAAAAAGAGCTCAAAAGTCCTTTGAAAATGTACCTGTAGTAGATGCTGGTGCAAAAGGTAAAAGTGTTGCAAAAACAGAAGAAGGTGAAGTGATTTTCCTTACAGATGCCGTCCCTGGCGATGTGGTTAACATACAAACCTTTAAGAAAAAGAAATCCTTTTACGAAGGGAAAGTAACTAAATTTATTGAATTAAGCGATAGACGTGCAGAGCCTGTTTGCAAGCATTTCAACACCTGTGGAGGCTGTAAATGGCAACACATGACTTATGAAAGTCAGTTGTATTTTAAGCAAAAAGAAGTAACTGAAAATCTTAAAAGAATAGGTCACCTGGAACTTCCAGAAATAACTCCTATTGCTGGTTCTTCAGAACAATACCGCTACCGCAACAAAATGGAGTTCAGCTTTTCTGCAAACCGTTGGTTGACACTAGAAGAGATTCAAAGTGACGTAGAAATTGAAGATAAAAAGGCGCTTGGCTTTCATATTCCTGGAATGTGGGATAAAATCTTGCACCTGGAGGAGTGCCATCTACATCCTCAAATAGGAGAAGATATTAGATTGAGTGTCCACGCTTTCGCGAAAGCGGAAAACATAGCCTACTTCAACCCAAGAGAGAAATCTGGAACATTGCGCACTTTAATGCTACGCATGTCTTCTACCGGAGAAAACATGGTGGTGATCCAGTTTTTTGAAGATAATGAAGTGCAAAGACTCGCCTTATTAAATCATTTAAAGGAATCCTTTCCACAAATTACTTCTTTGCAGTACATCATCAATGAAAAAGCAAATGATACCATTTATGACCAAGACGTCGTTTGTTATCATGGCCGCGATCATATCTATGAAGAAATGGAAGGTTTGCAATTCAAGATCAACGCCAAGTCATTTTATCAGACCAATAGCAAGCAAGCTTATGAACTGTATAAAATCACAAGAGACTTTGCTGGACTTACTGGAAAAGAGTTGGTCTATGATTTGTATACAGGAACAGGGACCATCGCACAATTTGTAGCAAAAGAAGCAAAACACGTTGTAGGAATTGAGGCTATTCCTGTAGCTATAGAAGATGCTAAAACCAATGCAAAGCATAACGGTATAGAAAACACTACCTTCTTTGCTGGCGATATGAAAGAAGTCTTTACTCAAGACTTTATCGATGAGCACGGACAACCCGATGTCATTATTACCGATCCACCACGAGACGGTATGCACAAAGATGTGGTCGCTCAATTAATTAAATTGAGTGCCGCACGCATTGTTTATGTGAGTTGTAACAGTGCAACACAAGCACGTGATCTTGCGTTACTAGATGAGAAATATACCATCGCTAAAGTACAACCGGTAGACATGTTTCCTCAAACACACCATGTGGAGAATGTGGTTCTATTAGAATTAAAAAAATAA
- a CDS encoding TlpA family protein disulfide reductase produces MKNLFWAMTLVIISSSCNETPEIVKQEQKTVVISGHLQLTDSLELEKITVYGYDMMSKKSFQEDALVNENGDFTTSFPLSSASALSVYGNNSFQIIAIPGDSIFINYTEGRDEAAFKKSITFSGKTATTQKTFQEYLASNPLKTEAFYKEESELDYNDLEKLIDDHTKKLKDYYKNYLDNKTLNKYLKDYIATDKKFAIINTKMDYASFANYYGKKVPEMDSPYYKELVHLPELTEEDMVNTNAANSILYNNHAFASREIEKKFPEATPQEINQVIIENAIKEGSYLSQHTVSMLVMGDLDDHSTKLYEENSEQLIDYLKNSSLLASIQQEYLKTKDLVENPQIPTEAELLTFKSDDASKFIDEIISNANGKVIYIDNWATWCGPCKAEFKEASPALHEKFKEDVEFVYLCHASKEKAYIPSIAEYQIKGKHYFLTEEQGRIVQQQINLEGFPTYTIFDKKGNRVLSDYIHRPSYGPTSDVLTRLVNDKKVDLANSSK; encoded by the coding sequence ATGAAAAATTTATTCTGGGCTATGACGCTCGTTATCATTTCTAGCTCTTGTAACGAGACTCCAGAAATTGTAAAGCAAGAACAAAAAACAGTAGTTATTTCTGGTCATCTACAACTTACTGATTCCTTAGAATTAGAGAAGATTACGGTCTATGGTTATGATATGATGAGTAAAAAATCTTTCCAAGAAGATGCTCTGGTAAATGAAAATGGCGATTTCACTACTTCCTTCCCTTTATCGTCGGCAAGTGCGCTATCTGTATATGGTAATAACAGTTTTCAAATTATAGCCATTCCTGGAGATAGTATTTTCATCAACTATACAGAAGGTAGAGATGAAGCTGCTTTTAAAAAGAGCATCACATTTAGCGGTAAAACAGCAACCACTCAAAAGACATTTCAAGAATACCTAGCTAGCAATCCACTAAAAACGGAAGCCTTTTATAAGGAAGAAAGCGAACTGGATTACAATGACTTAGAAAAGCTTATAGATGACCATACTAAAAAACTTAAAGACTATTATAAGAACTATCTGGATAATAAAACACTCAACAAGTACCTAAAAGACTACATCGCAACAGATAAGAAGTTTGCTATTATCAATACCAAAATGGATTATGCTTCATTTGCCAATTACTACGGTAAAAAAGTGCCAGAAATGGACAGTCCTTATTATAAAGAGCTCGTTCATTTGCCTGAATTAACCGAGGAGGATATGGTCAATACGAATGCCGCCAATAGTATTCTTTACAACAACCATGCTTTTGCTTCTAGAGAAATAGAAAAAAAATTCCCCGAAGCAACTCCACAAGAAATCAACCAAGTCATCATTGAGAACGCTATTAAGGAGGGAAGTTACCTGAGCCAGCATACGGTTTCCATGCTTGTAATGGGAGATTTAGACGATCACTCCACAAAGCTTTACGAAGAAAATTCTGAACAGCTCATAGATTATTTAAAAAACTCTTCCTTGCTTGCCTCCATTCAACAAGAGTATTTAAAAACTAAAGACCTTGTTGAAAATCCGCAAATTCCTACTGAAGCAGAATTACTAACGTTTAAAAGCGATGATGCTTCAAAATTCATTGATGAGATCATTAGCAATGCTAATGGTAAAGTAATTTATATCGACAACTGGGCTACTTGGTGCGGGCCTTGTAAAGCAGAGTTTAAAGAAGCTTCCCCTGCACTTCACGAGAAGTTTAAGGAAGATGTAGAGTTTGTTTATTTATGTCATGCAAGTAAAGAAAAGGCATATATCCCATCTATTGCAGAGTATCAGATTAAAGGAAAACACTATTTCTTAACGGAAGAACAAGGAAGAATTGTTCAACAACAAATAAATCTAGAAGGTTTTCCTACCTATACTATTTTTGACAAAAAAGGAAACCGCGTTCTTTCTGATTATATTCACAGACCTAGTTATGGACCTACCTCAGATGTTTTAACAAGACTGGTAAATGATAAAAAGGTTGATCTGGCAAATAGCTCTAAGTAA
- a CDS encoding DUF6452 family protein, which translates to MNKYSSILFILITVILLGSCEKDDLCTPDQAVTPRLVIEFKDVLNPLQNKAVDRIQAQEIGSSAFAPLDTSGSTTLSNIETISIPLRTDSSRTSYNLILTKDGVFNSDNIDFNYILEEAYVSRACGFRVVYNNLVAIQTAETSGIQWIERVIIVEDNVTNNTDVHVQILH; encoded by the coding sequence ATGAATAAATACTCCAGCATACTTTTTATCCTTATCACAGTAATTCTGTTAGGCAGCTGTGAAAAAGATGATTTGTGTACGCCAGATCAGGCGGTAACCCCTAGACTGGTTATTGAGTTTAAAGATGTGTTGAATCCACTACAGAATAAGGCCGTAGATCGCATCCAAGCTCAAGAAATAGGAAGTAGTGCTTTTGCCCCTCTTGATACCAGTGGGTCTACCACACTAAGCAATATAGAAACCATCTCTATTCCTTTGCGTACAGATAGTAGCAGGACCAGTTACAACCTAATTCTTACAAAAGATGGCGTTTTCAATTCAGACAACATAGACTTCAACTATATTCTAGAAGAAGCATATGTCAGTAGAGCTTGCGGTTTTAGAGTCGTTTACAATAATCTTGTGGCTATTCAAACAGCAGAAACCTCTGGGATTCAATGGATAGAAAGAGTGATTATAGTAGAAGATAATGTAACTAATAATACAGACGTACATGTTCAAATACTTCATTAA
- a CDS encoding DUF6048 family protein, whose translation MFKYFINTLVLLSCFLGTAQGENEIKNDSVTYKQAYGLRAGIDLASLIRTGIDEEYTGFQILADYRMSKRLYIAGEIGNESIDRTSERVDYKTSGSFIKAGVDYNFYQNWLDMDNMIYGGARLGYANMSQTLNRYDYNTDNNYFPVFTNVVDREFSGLNMVWLEIQLGFKVQVLNNLYLTANLQLKRRLSEKTPDNFDHLYVPGFGRTFDTNGIGVGYSYGITYRIPFVRK comes from the coding sequence ATGTTCAAATACTTCATTAACACATTAGTTCTTCTCTCTTGTTTTTTGGGTACCGCTCAAGGCGAAAACGAGATCAAAAATGACAGCGTCACTTATAAACAAGCTTATGGCTTACGTGCTGGTATAGATCTCGCTAGTTTGATAAGAACTGGTATAGATGAAGAATATACTGGTTTTCAAATTCTAGCAGATTACCGAATGTCAAAACGACTATACATCGCTGGTGAAATAGGTAATGAATCCATTGATAGAACCAGTGAACGTGTAGATTATAAAACTTCAGGTTCGTTTATAAAAGCTGGCGTCGATTACAACTTTTATCAAAATTGGCTGGATATGGATAACATGATCTATGGGGGCGCTAGACTAGGTTATGCAAATATGTCACAAACCCTTAATAGATACGACTACAATACAGATAACAACTATTTTCCTGTTTTTACTAATGTAGTTGATAGAGAGTTTTCTGGATTGAATATGGTTTGGTTAGAAATCCAATTAGGATTTAAAGTACAGGTTTTGAATAACCTCTACCTCACTGCAAATCTTCAATTAAAACGAAGACTTTCAGAAAAAACACCAGACAACTTTGACCATTTATACGTACCAGGGTTTGGTAGAACATTTGACACTAACGGCATAGGAGTAGGATATTCCTATGGGATTACCTACCGAATTCCATTTGTTAGAAAGTAG